In one Achromobacter spanius genomic region, the following are encoded:
- a CDS encoding lytic transglycosylase domain-containing protein has protein sequence MPDASVASLFRNMAQGVHQYLAECLRICSVYLGIAVIVTVSMGFALPGLRDQALQVHKALLTALAPSSMQTGTDSDAGSELGSDTASAIAMAVPTAPASNATGMLGPARVAPPAPKKSALSATGPQAEALRNYISRKYKVAYDATGPLLNTVYKVSREKQLDPLLVLAVIAIESRYNPLAESHVGAQGLMQVMTSVHQEKFDAVGKNPLDPAANIGVGATILRDCINRRGSVDAGLACYVGATGPNDNGYGAKVQAERRRLALASGIALARD, from the coding sequence ATGCCCGATGCGTCAGTGGCCAGCCTGTTCAGGAATATGGCCCAAGGAGTGCACCAGTATCTTGCCGAGTGCTTGCGAATCTGTTCAGTCTATCTGGGCATCGCAGTGATTGTGACGGTAAGCATGGGATTTGCCCTGCCCGGTTTGCGCGACCAGGCATTGCAAGTGCACAAAGCCTTGTTGACCGCCCTAGCGCCTTCATCCATGCAAACCGGCACCGATTCCGATGCCGGTTCCGAACTGGGTTCCGACACTGCGTCGGCAATTGCCATGGCCGTACCAACCGCTCCCGCCAGCAATGCCACCGGCATGCTGGGGCCTGCGCGCGTCGCGCCGCCGGCGCCGAAAAAGTCCGCCTTGTCGGCCACGGGCCCCCAGGCAGAGGCTTTGCGCAACTATATATCGCGCAAATACAAGGTGGCCTATGACGCCACCGGCCCGCTGTTGAACACCGTGTACAAGGTCAGCCGCGAAAAGCAGCTTGACCCGCTGTTGGTGCTGGCCGTCATCGCCATCGAGTCCCGCTACAACCCCCTGGCCGAAAGCCACGTGGGCGCGCAGGGCCTGATGCAGGTCATGACCAGCGTGCACCAGGAGAAGTTCGACGCCGTGGGCAAGAACCCGCTGGACCCCGCCGCCAATATTGGCGTGGGCGCCACGATTCTGCGCGACTGCATCAACCGACGTGGTTCGGTCGACGCCGGCTTGGCCTGCTATGTGGGCGCGACCGGGCCGAACGACAACGGCTACGGCGCCAAGGTACAGGCAGAACGCCGGCGCCTGGCGCTGGCCTCGGGCATTGCGCTGGCGCGGGACTGA
- a CDS encoding barstar family protein: MTRNGQSTLQKQLLRGGALPHEGLDKKAVVDASHELGLALFVANCDPARSRSAVLRAIVKAVDFPEYFGGNLDALYDCLCDTVLDHKTGVVLWLYRLHSGDPVLEEDAAKIETVCSDAADFARENGRIFAFVIEHAGRHPDPEPGIAAAPYGEND; the protein is encoded by the coding sequence ATGACGCGCAATGGCCAATCTACGTTGCAGAAGCAGCTTCTGCGCGGGGGAGCGCTGCCTCATGAGGGGCTGGACAAGAAGGCCGTCGTGGATGCCTCCCACGAGCTGGGCCTGGCCTTGTTCGTTGCCAACTGCGACCCCGCCCGCAGCCGTTCCGCGGTGCTGCGCGCCATCGTCAAGGCGGTGGACTTTCCCGAATACTTCGGCGGCAACCTGGATGCCCTGTACGACTGCCTGTGCGACACGGTCCTGGATCACAAGACGGGCGTCGTGTTGTGGTTGTACCGGCTGCACTCGGGTGATCCGGTGCTGGAAGAAGACGCCGCCAAAATTGAAACCGTGTGTTCGGACGCTGCCGATTTTGCGCGTGAAAATGGCCGCATCTTTGCGTTTGTCATAGAACACGCGGGCCGCCACCCCGACCCGGAACCCGGCATCGCGGCGGCCCCTTACGGCGAGAACGATTAG
- a CDS encoding DUF883 family protein produces the protein MATRKSEEVAKEKLIDSVKTSLNDAENLLREAAGTTGDKANELRERAMTSLKRTREALYEAQDAVLERGRKAARATDDYVHDNPWQAIGVAGVTGLLLGLLISRR, from the coding sequence ATGGCCACGAGAAAATCCGAAGAAGTCGCAAAAGAAAAACTCATCGACAGTGTCAAGACCAGCCTTAACGACGCCGAAAACCTGCTGCGCGAAGCAGCCGGCACCACGGGCGACAAGGCCAACGAACTGCGTGAACGCGCCATGACCTCGCTCAAGCGCACGCGTGAAGCCCTCTACGAAGCCCAAGACGCCGTGTTGGAGCGTGGCCGCAAAGCCGCACGCGCCACTGACGACTATGTGCACGACAATCCCTGGCAAGCCATCGGTGTCGCAGGCGTGACCGGCCTGCTGCTCGGCTTGCTGATCAGCCGCCGTTAA
- a CDS encoding NADP-dependent malic enzyme — MDANLRKAALEYHEAGRPGKISVTPTKQLTNQRDLALAYSPGVAAACEEIVADPANVFRYTARGNLVGVITNGTAVLGLGNIGALASKPVMEGKAVLFKKFAGLDVFDIEINETDPDKLVEIIAGLEATFGGINLEDIKAPECFTVERKLRERMKIPVFHDDQHGTAITVSAAFINGLKVVGKDIKTVKVVTSGAGAAALACLDLMVDLGLPLENIWVTDIEGVVYEGRTELMDPDKARFAQKTDARKLAEVIQNADVFLGLSAGGVLKPEMVATMGPRPLILALANPTPEILPELAHSVRDDVVMATGRSDYPNQVNNVLCFPYIFRGALDVGATTITREMEMAAVYAIAQLAQEEQNEVVAAAYGTFDISFGPEYLIPKPFDPRLIVRIAPAVAKAAMDGGVATRPLADMEAYEAQLQQFVYHSGAFMKPLFSAAKRIVREGGPARIVFAEGEDERVLRAVQVVVDEGLARPILVGRPSVLLTRIEKLGLRLRLGEDVEVTNPEYDERFHQYWTTYWERMCRRGITKEMARVEMRRRMTLIGAMMVHLGDADGMVCGSVGAYHDHLRFVDEVIGRRPGHNVYAAMNILLLNERTVVLVDTHVNDEPTAEQIAEFTISAANEMRRMYLAPKVALLSRSNFGSGSSASGAKMRRALEIVREKEPELEIDGEMHGDCALDEALRMRILPSSTLKGEANLLVCPNVDSGNIAYNLLKTAAGGNVAVGPFLLGCNAPVHILTSSSTVRRIVNMTAMTVVDVNTPR, encoded by the coding sequence ATGGATGCCAACCTTCGCAAAGCCGCCCTTGAATATCACGAGGCCGGCCGCCCCGGCAAAATCTCGGTCACGCCGACCAAGCAACTGACCAACCAGCGCGATCTGGCGTTGGCCTATTCGCCGGGCGTGGCGGCTGCCTGTGAGGAAATCGTGGCCGACCCGGCCAATGTGTTCCGCTACACCGCGCGCGGCAACCTGGTGGGCGTGATCACCAACGGCACGGCGGTGCTGGGCCTGGGCAATATCGGCGCGCTGGCCTCCAAGCCGGTCATGGAAGGCAAGGCGGTGCTGTTCAAGAAGTTTGCCGGCCTGGATGTCTTCGACATCGAAATCAACGAAACCGACCCCGACAAGCTGGTGGAAATCATCGCGGGTCTTGAAGCCACCTTCGGCGGCATCAACCTGGAAGACATCAAGGCGCCGGAATGCTTCACCGTGGAACGCAAGCTGCGTGAACGCATGAAGATTCCGGTCTTCCACGACGACCAGCATGGCACGGCCATCACGGTGTCGGCGGCGTTCATCAACGGCCTGAAGGTCGTGGGCAAGGACATCAAGACGGTCAAGGTGGTGACCTCTGGCGCCGGCGCTGCCGCCCTGGCCTGCCTGGACCTGATGGTGGACCTGGGCTTGCCGCTGGAAAACATCTGGGTCACCGACATCGAAGGCGTGGTCTACGAAGGCCGTACCGAGCTGATGGACCCGGACAAGGCGCGCTTTGCGCAAAAGACGGATGCCCGCAAGCTGGCCGAGGTGATCCAGAACGCCGACGTGTTCCTGGGCCTGTCGGCGGGCGGCGTGCTCAAGCCGGAAATGGTTGCCACCATGGGGCCGCGCCCGCTGATCCTGGCGCTGGCCAACCCCACGCCGGAAATCCTGCCGGAACTGGCGCATTCGGTACGCGACGACGTGGTCATGGCCACCGGCCGGTCCGACTACCCGAACCAGGTCAACAACGTCCTGTGCTTCCCGTACATCTTCCGGGGTGCGCTGGACGTGGGCGCCACCACCATCACGCGCGAAATGGAAATGGCGGCGGTCTATGCCATTGCCCAGTTGGCGCAGGAAGAACAGAACGAAGTTGTGGCGGCCGCCTATGGCACGTTCGACATCTCGTTTGGCCCCGAATACCTGATCCCCAAGCCGTTTGACCCGCGCCTGATCGTGCGCATTGCGCCGGCCGTGGCCAAGGCCGCCATGGACGGCGGCGTGGCCACGCGCCCGCTGGCCGATATGGAAGCCTACGAAGCGCAGTTGCAGCAATTCGTCTACCACTCTGGCGCGTTCATGAAGCCGCTGTTCTCGGCCGCCAAACGCATCGTGCGTGAAGGCGGCCCCGCCCGCATCGTGTTCGCGGAAGGCGAAGACGAACGCGTGCTGCGCGCGGTGCAGGTGGTGGTTGACGAAGGCCTGGCGCGCCCCATTCTGGTGGGCCGCCCGTCGGTGCTGCTGACCCGCATCGAAAAATTGGGCCTGCGCCTGCGCCTGGGTGAAGACGTTGAAGTGACCAACCCGGAATACGACGAACGCTTCCATCAGTACTGGACCACCTACTGGGAACGCATGTGCCGCCGTGGCATCACCAAGGAAATGGCGCGCGTGGAAATGCGCCGCCGCATGACCTTGATTGGCGCGATGATGGTGCACCTGGGCGACGCCGACGGCATGGTCTGCGGGTCGGTGGGGGCGTATCACGACCACCTGCGTTTCGTGGATGAAGTGATCGGCCGCCGCCCGGGCCACAACGTGTATGCCGCCATGAACATCCTGCTGCTCAACGAGCGCACGGTGGTGTTGGTGGACACGCATGTCAACGATGAACCCACGGCCGAACAGATCGCTGAATTCACCATTTCCGCCGCCAACGAAATGCGCCGCATGTATCTGGCGCCAAAGGTGGCGCTGCTGTCGCGTTCGAACTTTGGTTCCGGCAGCTCGGCGTCCGGCGCCAAGATGCGCCGCGCGTTGGAAATCGTGCGCGAGAAAGAACCCGAACTGGAAATCGACGGCGAAATGCACGGTGACTGCGCACTGGACGAAGCGCTGCGCATGCGCATCCTGCCGTCGTCCACCCTGAAGGGCGAAGCCAATCTGCTGGTGTGCCCGAACGTGGACTCGGGCAACATTGCCTACAACCTGCTCAAGACGGCGGCGGGCGGCAACGTGGCGGTCGGCCCGTTCCTGTTGGGCTGCAATGCGCCGGTGCATATCCTGACCTCCAGCTCGACCGTGCGCCGCATCGTCAACATGACCGCGATGACTGTGGTCGATGTCAACACTCCACGTTGA
- a CDS encoding FAD-binding protein: MQPSRRAFLLGRRPAQTPWAAFMQRLKLLCQGQVNDLGENGPGGAQAILTPTRDADVAHARTLCAEYGVVMALEGATGPYAPSGSPRLRIDPSRLAGLARLVDQPGDIPRWRAQPGVPMAALVQAGLRQFAGLPDAMTLAEWLAAPAPWRAGRCAASGLLTVDVMLADGVEETLGPFGEADVQPLRSATVQSLVPALFKLASGGDAFATRDGDHWLGRYRLDALKPDAPATVNLAHLLLGHGGTLAWVQGVTLTDAPAAMEPSLDSDLDPGQEPAAPYLPSPEPQTPGLATFRLDDRVKTLFDPHGRFPLFLPNAS, from the coding sequence ATGCAGCCATCCCGGCGCGCTTTCCTGCTAGGTAGGCGGCCCGCGCAAACGCCGTGGGCCGCATTCATGCAGCGCTTGAAGCTGCTGTGCCAGGGGCAGGTCAATGATTTGGGCGAGAACGGCCCGGGCGGTGCGCAGGCCATCCTGACGCCCACGCGCGATGCCGACGTGGCCCATGCGCGCACGCTGTGCGCCGAGTACGGCGTCGTGATGGCGCTGGAGGGGGCGACGGGGCCGTATGCGCCGTCCGGCAGCCCGCGCCTGCGGATTGATCCGTCGCGGCTGGCCGGGCTGGCCCGCCTGGTGGACCAGCCCGGCGACATCCCGCGTTGGCGGGCGCAGCCAGGCGTGCCCATGGCGGCGCTGGTCCAGGCCGGCTTGCGGCAGTTCGCGGGCTTGCCGGACGCCATGACCCTGGCGGAATGGCTGGCCGCGCCAGCACCCTGGCGCGCGGGCCGCTGTGCGGCCTCGGGTTTGCTGACGGTGGATGTCATGTTGGCCGACGGGGTTGAAGAAACCTTGGGGCCGTTTGGCGAGGCCGATGTCCAGCCGTTGCGCTCGGCCACCGTGCAAAGCCTGGTGCCCGCACTATTCAAATTGGCCTCGGGCGGCGACGCCTTCGCCACGCGGGACGGCGACCACTGGCTGGGCCGCTACCGGCTGGACGCGTTGAAGCCCGATGCCCCGGCCACCGTGAACCTGGCTCATCTGCTGTTGGGCCACGGCGGCACGCTGGCATGGGTGCAGGGCGTGACGCTGACTGATGCGCCGGCCGCCATGGAGCCAAGTCTGGATTCGGATCTGGACCCGGGCCAGGAGCCCGCGGCGCCTTACCTCCCGTCACCGGAACCCCAAACGCCCGGACTCGCCACGTTCCGGCTCGACGACCGGGTCAAGACGCTATTCGACCCCCATGGTCGTTTTCCCCTATTCCTGCCCAACGCAAGCTGA
- a CDS encoding pyridoxal phosphate-dependent aminotransferase: protein MPRLAARTHDFLTFQVMELFKQAQALQAAGKDIISLGIGEPDFTAPPQVVEALDRAARAGLSGYGPAAGLMPLRAAIAQFYHDQFGAKINPARVIVTAGASGALTLACAALVNPGGEVLMPDPSYPANSNFVLAAGGVPRLIPSSAAKRFQLSADDVARHWTPATQGVLVASPSNPTGTSIAHAELAELLAQVRARDGFAIVDEIYLGLSYEGQPKSALTLDDDIIVINSFSKYFHMTGWRLGWMIVPEDMVAPVEKIAASLAICAPTLAQHAALACFTEQAMKTFEHRREAFKQRRDYLLPEFERLGIHVPVKPDGAFYIYADISNLGMDSVTFSQRLLREAGVAAVPGLDFGPAHGGHTMRFSYATGLDRLEEAVARIGQLLQR from the coding sequence ATGCCCCGCCTTGCTGCTCGCACCCATGACTTTCTGACCTTCCAGGTAATGGAACTTTTCAAGCAGGCGCAGGCGCTCCAGGCGGCGGGCAAGGACATTATCAGCCTGGGCATTGGCGAACCGGACTTTACCGCGCCGCCCCAGGTGGTGGAAGCGCTGGACCGCGCCGCCCGCGCCGGCCTTAGCGGCTATGGCCCGGCCGCCGGCCTGATGCCGCTGCGAGCCGCCATTGCGCAGTTCTACCACGACCAGTTCGGCGCCAAGATCAATCCGGCGCGCGTGATTGTCACGGCGGGCGCGTCGGGCGCGCTCACGCTGGCCTGCGCGGCGCTGGTCAATCCAGGTGGCGAAGTCCTGATGCCGGACCCGTCCTACCCCGCCAACAGCAACTTCGTGCTGGCGGCGGGCGGCGTGCCGCGCTTGATCCCGAGTTCGGCCGCGAAGCGGTTCCAGCTTTCGGCGGACGACGTGGCCCGCCACTGGACGCCCGCCACCCAAGGCGTGCTGGTGGCGTCCCCGAGCAACCCCACCGGCACCTCCATCGCCCATGCCGAACTGGCGGAACTGTTGGCGCAGGTGCGCGCGCGCGACGGCTTTGCCATCGTCGATGAAATCTACCTCGGCCTGTCCTATGAAGGCCAGCCGAAGTCGGCATTGACGCTGGACGATGACATCATCGTCATCAACAGTTTTTCGAAGTACTTCCATATGACAGGCTGGCGGCTGGGCTGGATGATCGTGCCCGAAGACATGGTGGCGCCGGTCGAGAAAATTGCCGCCAGCCTGGCGATCTGCGCGCCCACCCTGGCCCAGCACGCCGCGCTGGCCTGCTTCACCGAGCAGGCGATGAAAACCTTCGAGCACCGCCGCGAAGCATTCAAGCAGCGCCGCGACTACCTGTTGCCTGAGTTCGAGCGTCTGGGCATCCATGTACCGGTCAAGCCAGACGGCGCGTTCTATATCTACGCCGATATCAGCAACCTGGGCATGGACAGCGTCACGTTCTCGCAACGCCTGCTGCGGGAAGCCGGGGTTGCCGCCGTGCCGGGGCTGGACTTCGGGCCGGCCCATGGCGGCCACACCATGCGTTTTTCCTACGCCACCGGCCTGGACCGGCTGGAAGAGGCCGTGGCCCGCATCGGCCAACTGCTGCAGCGCTGA
- a CDS encoding phage holin family protein, with the protein MGLRKSVFGVASSLVGLFRTRLELLALEAADEKARLLKLLGMAFAALLFLTLAVLVFTVTVAVLFWPTEDRYMALGLLAAFYGIAGIVLLLMVRHGLVNGAPPFAATLEELSRDAELLERVRDAQDDDPPARRREEG; encoded by the coding sequence ATGGGTCTACGAAAATCTGTTTTCGGCGTTGCGTCCAGCCTGGTCGGGCTGTTTCGAACGCGCTTGGAGCTGCTGGCACTGGAAGCCGCCGATGAAAAGGCGCGCCTGCTCAAACTGCTGGGCATGGCATTCGCGGCGTTGCTCTTTTTGACGCTTGCGGTGCTGGTGTTCACGGTGACGGTGGCGGTGCTGTTCTGGCCCACCGAAGACCGCTACATGGCCTTGGGCTTGTTGGCGGCGTTTTACGGAATCGCCGGCATTGTGCTGCTGCTGATGGTGCGGCATGGTTTGGTCAATGGCGCACCACCGTTCGCGGCCACCCTGGAAGAGCTGAGCCGCGATGCGGAACTGCTGGAGCGGGTGCGCGATGCTCAAGACGACGATCCCCCGGCGCGTCGGCGCGAGGAGGGCTGA
- the ubiD gene encoding 4-hydroxy-3-polyprenylbenzoate decarboxylase, with product MKYRDLRDFLAQLERMGELKRIAAPVSTRLEMTEISDRVLRAEGPALLFEKTQHDGQPAQMPVLTNLFGTPSRVARGMGADSVSALRDIGELLASLREPEAPKGLRDALAKVSMLKAALWDMSPKNVKSPACQEVVWEGKDVDLTRLPIQTCWPGDVAPLLTWGLVITRGPNAKRQNLGIYRQQLLGPNKLIMRWLSHRGGALDFRDHALANPGTPFPIAVALGADPATTLGAVTPVPDSLSEYQFAGLLRGSRTEVAQALGSNLSVPAWAEIVLEGHLLPSTDPRAIKPVVPEGVNPPPNSDYEMALEGPYGDHTGYYNEQDWFPVFTVERITMRRNPIYHSTYTGKPPDEPAVLGVALNEVFVPLLRRQLPEIVDFYLPPEGCSYRLAVVSIRKQYAGHAKRVMFGLWSILRQFMYTKFIVVVDEDINPRDWKEVVWAMTTRMDPVRDTLLVENTPIDYLDFASPVSGLGGKMGLDATNKWPGETQREWGTPITMDADVKKRVDDIWGQLGL from the coding sequence GTGAAATACCGCGACCTTAGAGACTTCCTCGCCCAACTCGAACGCATGGGCGAGCTCAAACGCATTGCCGCGCCCGTGTCCACGCGCCTGGAAATGACCGAAATTTCCGACCGCGTGCTGCGTGCCGAAGGCCCCGCCCTGCTGTTTGAAAAAACCCAGCACGACGGCCAGCCGGCGCAGATGCCGGTGCTGACCAACCTGTTCGGCACCCCGTCCCGCGTGGCGCGTGGCATGGGCGCCGACAGCGTCAGCGCGCTGCGCGATATCGGCGAACTGCTGGCCTCGCTGCGCGAACCCGAGGCGCCCAAGGGGCTGCGCGACGCGCTGGCCAAGGTGTCGATGCTGAAGGCCGCGCTGTGGGACATGAGCCCCAAGAACGTGAAGAGCCCGGCGTGCCAGGAAGTGGTCTGGGAAGGCAAGGATGTGGACCTGACCCGCCTGCCTATCCAGACCTGCTGGCCCGGCGACGTGGCGCCGCTGCTGACCTGGGGGCTGGTGATCACACGCGGGCCGAACGCCAAGCGGCAGAACCTGGGCATCTACCGCCAGCAGCTGCTGGGGCCGAACAAGCTGATCATGCGCTGGTTGTCGCATCGCGGCGGCGCGCTGGATTTTCGCGACCACGCCCTGGCCAACCCCGGCACGCCCTTCCCCATTGCCGTGGCGCTGGGCGCCGACCCGGCCACCACCTTGGGCGCCGTCACCCCCGTGCCCGACAGCCTGTCCGAATACCAGTTTGCCGGCCTGCTGCGCGGTTCGCGCACCGAAGTCGCGCAGGCCTTGGGCAGCAACCTGTCGGTGCCGGCCTGGGCCGAGATCGTGCTGGAAGGGCATCTGCTGCCGTCCACCGACCCGCGCGCCATCAAGCCCGTGGTGCCCGAAGGCGTCAACCCGCCGCCCAACAGCGACTATGAAATGGCGCTGGAAGGCCCCTATGGCGACCACACCGGTTACTACAACGAGCAGGACTGGTTTCCCGTGTTCACGGTCGAACGGATCACGATGCGGCGCAACCCCATCTATCACTCCACCTACACCGGCAAACCGCCCGACGAGCCCGCCGTGCTGGGCGTTGCGCTGAACGAAGTCTTCGTGCCGCTCCTGCGGCGCCAACTGCCGGAGATCGTCGACTTCTATCTTCCCCCCGAAGGCTGCAGTTACCGGCTGGCCGTGGTGTCGATCCGCAAGCAGTACGCCGGCCACGCCAAGCGCGTCATGTTCGGCCTGTGGAGCATTCTGCGCCAGTTCATGTACACCAAGTTCATCGTGGTGGTGGATGAAGACATCAACCCGCGCGACTGGAAAGAAGTGGTGTGGGCCATGACGACCCGCATGGACCCTGTGCGCGACACGCTGCTGGTGGAAAACACGCCTATCGACTACCTGGACTTTGCGTCGCCGGTGTCCGGGCTGGGCGGCAAGATGGGGCTGGACGCCACCAACAAATGGCCCGGCGAAACCCAGCGCGAATGGGGCACGCCCATCACCATGGATGCCGACGTCAAGAAACGCGTTGACGATATCTGGGGCCAGTTGGGCCTGTAG
- a CDS encoding patatin-like phospholipase family protein — translation MSTLHVEVSPAGPACPRAPIGLVLTGGGARAAYQVGVLSAIMELLDPDWQSRFRNPFDIICGTSAGAINAAALACRADRPHLGVRRIRRLWSSLNTDMIYRADAPGLIRTGVRWLGLLSLGWMYSGLTRKRPQSLLDNSPMEALLGRVLNFDHLRANLEGGALSALAITASGYTSGEHLTFYQAHAPIEPWHRYLRLAIPTPIGIDHLMASSSIPFVFPARQVQVHGKGEWCGDGSMRQLAPISPAIHLGAHRVMVIGTGFRDDTHPENREDSPPYPSLAQVGGHALSSIFLDGLSVDVERLERINALMEHATPDGVQVNVRRIQVLTITPSQSLDTMALEHLQDMPAQARALFRVLGVSSDPGRPGGGALMSYLLFESSYTKRLIELGYADTMQRNEEVIAFFKEAQA, via the coding sequence ATGTCAACACTCCACGTTGAAGTCAGTCCCGCCGGTCCGGCGTGCCCCCGCGCGCCGATCGGCCTGGTCCTGACGGGGGGCGGCGCGCGCGCCGCCTATCAGGTCGGCGTGCTCAGCGCCATCATGGAGCTGCTGGACCCCGACTGGCAATCCCGCTTCCGTAACCCGTTTGACATCATCTGCGGCACGTCGGCGGGCGCGATCAACGCCGCCGCGCTGGCCTGCCGCGCGGACCGCCCGCACCTGGGGGTGCGCCGCATCCGTCGGCTGTGGTCGTCGCTGAATACCGACATGATCTACCGCGCCGACGCGCCCGGGCTGATACGCACGGGGGTGCGCTGGCTGGGGCTGCTGTCGCTGGGATGGATGTATTCGGGGTTGACGCGCAAACGGCCGCAGTCGCTCTTGGACAACAGCCCCATGGAGGCGCTGCTGGGCCGGGTGCTGAACTTCGACCATCTGCGCGCCAACCTGGAAGGCGGCGCGCTGTCGGCGCTGGCCATCACGGCGTCGGGCTACACCAGCGGCGAACACCTGACCTTCTACCAGGCGCACGCGCCCATCGAGCCCTGGCACCGCTATCTGCGGCTGGCCATCCCCACCCCTATCGGCATCGACCACCTGATGGCGTCGTCATCGATTCCCTTTGTGTTCCCCGCCCGGCAGGTGCAGGTGCATGGCAAAGGCGAATGGTGCGGCGACGGGTCCATGCGCCAGTTGGCGCCGATCAGCCCGGCCATACATCTGGGCGCGCACCGCGTCATGGTGATCGGCACCGGCTTTCGCGACGATACCCACCCGGAGAACCGCGAGGATTCCCCACCGTATCCATCCCTGGCGCAAGTGGGCGGGCATGCGCTGTCCAGCATCTTCCTGGATGGTCTGTCGGTGGATGTGGAACGGCTTGAGCGCATCAATGCCCTGATGGAGCATGCCACGCCGGACGGCGTCCAGGTCAATGTGCGCCGCATCCAGGTGCTGACCATCACCCCCAGCCAGTCGCTGGACACGATGGCGCTAGAGCACCTGCAAGACATGCCTGCACAAGCGCGTGCCCTTTTTCGCGTACTCGGTGTATCGTCCGATCCAGGCCGTCCTGGGGGCGGTGCGCTGATGTCGTATCTGCTGTTCGAATCCAGCTACACCAAGCGATTGATTGAACTGGGTTATGCCGATACGATGCAGCGTAACGAAGAAGTGATCGCCTTTTTCAAGGAGGCTCAGGCATGA